The Oncorhynchus nerka isolate Pitt River linkage group LG15, Oner_Uvic_2.0, whole genome shotgun sequence genome contains the following window.
taaaaaataaataataatattcaaCCTGAACTGAAAAGGACAATGTTGTTTGTACCCATAAAACCCCAACTACATAAAACAATAGAGCTCGAATTTGAGGCTTGCAGTATTTCATATTTCATTCGTTAACATTAATGAAGGTATCAGTACGGGCACTCTTGGGGGTACATCCACATAGGATAAAGTAACCTAGTTGTTCTTTgatatttttaaaatgtatttaacctttatttaactatataCAGACATTACAGATATACAGACATTACAGATATACAGACATTGCAGACGAGAATTGTTGGTACACAAAGACtgagataaaaatatatatatatatatatatatatatatatatattattattttttaaatttttatataTAGAATTTGTAATAAAGGCAAGTTAGACAAGTCAGACTAAAAATGGTTTTGTTCGATAAATGTGTGTTGCAACAGCGCGCTCTGCCGCTCAAATAACCGAAGACAGTCCAAACATGCGTTATGTCATTGCTACTTTTTTATTGGCTGCTTTCATTCACGTGATCAAAACATAATCATGGCGGTCTCCGCTGGAGTTCGGTCGAGCGTGGGGCTGACTTTGAGACTTTCTAGAGTTATATCAGATTGTAGCACATGTCCTTTCAACAGGTTGAATAGTTATTTGAATGGTATAGCTAGTTCGTCGAATGTTGATCGTTTTCGGACGTTGAACCGACACTTGCAGACATCCAAAGGTGAGTTGATCGGTTGCTAACTATCGCAGCTACACTTGGATTGCTATCTAACGTTAGCTAATTGTTCAGCTTCCATGAAACCAATTCATTTATATCAATTTAGTGCTGGACAGCTGCTAACAAGTTAGTTAGTTATGTCTACGAACATCGTAACTAGGTACTATTAGTAAGGAtctcgagtggcgcagtggtctagggcactgcatttcgatgcttgaggtgtcactacagacaccctggttcgattccaggctgtatcacaaccggccgtgactggggattgggagtcccaaaggcATCTGTTGCTAAGAATGTTTGATAAGTTGTGTAACTAATCTCCAAAGCTGCAAATTTCCTGTAACTAAGTTGGTCTCAAAGTCGTACTATAAGTCAGACAACCCGTAAGAGGATATGGAACTGAACGATGTCTTTATTTTTTCTTTGTGAAGGTCTGTACCAAAGTGAGGCGGGTGCAAGTGCAGAAGACCCCCAAGAAGAGGTGTAAGTAACTACTTTGCCAGTGCATCATTTAGCTAGCTAATTGATTGTTAGCTATTTATGTATTTGCAATTTTCACTCCATTACAGTACATACATGGTCAGgttagtaaccctaacccttatgcAGACAAACTCAAGGGGGATATACACATACTTTGTTACTGATTTTCCTTAATGTCATTTGAGTGCATCATGCATTTATCACTTGCATTGTCATTTGTGAACTAGTGAGTTTTTATATTGTTGTTTTTGGCCTGCTCTTAGGGTGAATGTGGTGTACATAGATAGATCAGGACAGAGGATTCCAGTGAAGGCCAAAGTGGGAGACAATGCAATGTACCTGGCCCATAGGCACAACATTGAACTGGAAGGTGAGTGTTAATAGGGTTTGTAATGATGTCCTGAGAGAATTCAGTTCAAAAGTTGGTGATTGATTTCTCCATTATTGTATTcatgaaaacatttattttattttatttaactaggcaagtcaaattcttattttagaatgatggcctacaccggccaaaacccggacggcgctgggccaattgtgcactgctctatgggattcccaatcacagccggttgtgatacagcctggattcaaaccagggtgtctgtagtgacgcctctatcaCTGAGACgcactgccttagaccgctgcgcccggGAGCCACACTTACATCTGGTTTCTTTCTTCCTGTCCATGTGTGATTTTAAGGAGCTTGCGAGGCATCACTAGCTTGCTCAACGTGCCACGTGTATGTGAACAGAGACCATGTCGACAAGCTGCCAGAGCCTGACGAAAGGTATGAGATTGTTTTATTATAAGATATGCCATAGTCCATGAGAGCTCATGTCATTGCACGTCTTATGGTTGTACATTGCCCCTGTCAAACGCATACtatgaaaaaaaaaaattgtcaacAAGACTCTTATAATGCAATGCAAATCAATGGCTTCAATTTGATTCTTCTCATCCCAGAGAGGATGACATGCTGGACATGGCCCCAGCGCTACAGGAGAACTCCAGACTTGGCTGTCAGATCATCCTCACCCAGGAGCTGGAGGGCATCGAGCTTACCCTGCCTAAGGTCACCAGGAACTTCTACGTGGACGGCCATGTTCCCAAACCACACTGAGGACACTACACTCCACACTAGCACCCTACTTAGTGTGAAGCAACGTATTGGGCATGCATTCTAAGTAGTATGCTAGTATGGATGTTGGAACACGGCCCCTCAGGACTGAGTcgtaagagggagagaagagagagtcgcTTGAAGGATCCCTCCCAAGTCAAGAATGCTCTTACATATCCACATGACTGTGTGACCGAAGACAAAAGCTATATACCAGTCACTGGCTGCATTTAGACAGTGCCCCTGAtgggattggtcaaaagaccaattagtggaaaaatatttagaattgggctgcctgtgtaaacgcagcctctAAAGTGTGTTGTATATGGCTCACACTGAAAGTAATGCTGATTGTGGAAGAGTTAGATGGTTTTCAGCATTCATGTATAAATATGTCATGTGTATAGAAGAGTTCTCAGGCCAAGATTGAGATGTCTATCAAACCGTTCAATGTCACAGACAGTTCTTTGTTTCATAGTAACCTGAGTCAGCATTTCAGAAAGGCCTGTTGTCATTGCTACGCAAATAACTTTGTGTCCTTGAATAGAACATTCCATGTTACAACTCATTTACAAAGGTCAACATACACACATCTCAGGTGGAGCTTCCAAATAGTCTTGTCTCTACAATAACAGCACTCGCATACAGCTAATGAACAGGATGTTATGTGTACGTATACATAGCGTTCACCATTATATCTACTTTGGGCCAGTATCTAGGAATTTTAATGTTGTGGGTGTGTGGTGACTAGTCAAGACTTTAACAAGCCCATCCACAACACTGAAAGCCCTTTCCCTACATCAAGCCTGTCAGGAATCATTAACCGTCTCTGATGTAGCACTTTTGCAGTGTGTTTTGTAAGCAGAGGGCAGCTTGAGATTGATTGGAATGGAAAGGGTTGAATCTGTTAGATAACTAATGATGCCAAGGAGATACTTGGGCTGCATTCACACAGGCAGCCTCATTTTGATATTTTTTCAAATCACAGATCTTTGCACATcaaagctgatctgattggtcaaaatgcAGCCTAAACCACTTTAAACTGACAGATGCATTTTGTCCAATTCCCAAGTCATTTCTGTTTCTGTCCATCCATACCCAGTAATGATTTGCCTTGTCAAGTCACCGTTAGTAGTCTCATAACTGTCCATCAAAAAACACCTGTATCCAGTATTAGTTGGCTCCTTTACGAACCTGGAATGCTTTCACTTGTACTGTAATTAATGTGTCTGTCATACGCACAAGACGTGTAGGTGTATTATGTATATATGGTATATCTCAAATTTGCAAGTCTATTTTAGATTTGTGCAATAAAAATACCAAAAGTTTGTACTAGTCTGTCTTAAGCCCTATGATTTTTAAAAACCACACTGAAGGCAATTGAACACCACAAGTGCAGTATTCAACACCAGTCCTTGAGAGCAGTTTAAATCCTCAAAACTCAGGAAATGGAAACCAATTGCATAATCGACCAATTAGCAATATCATACAAGGGTCAAGAAAACCACCTCTGGCCCTTTGAGGACTGACTTTGAATACCACTGCTAAAATGGCTGCGTTtaggcagcccaattcagatcATTGGTCTTTTGACCCATCACAGATCTTTTCCCGATCTGATGGGTCAAAACACCAATTAGCGAAAAATGATCCGAATTGAGCTGCCTTTCTAAACAGCCAATGTGTCACTGCTAAATACTGATACATTGTATTTGTTTTGTGTGGGAGATCATTTTAAATGGTTCAAGATAAAGCATCGCAAGTCAAACTCAACAGTAGGCCTACAATCTTTACCAAGAACCTCACTTCACGTGTTTTGTAATGGATGACTATTCGTACAAGACATTAGTAGCCTATTTACCTGTATGTAAAAACgttttatatatatacagaaGAAACCGAGGCGCCACAAGGCCAACAATTCGGGAAAATCCAGAACGCAAATCACTCAACCCACACTTTTATGTGTTTATGCAGGCCAATCAACTTCAATCACAGACATCTGTGGCATCCTGTAGGCCCAACAACAAATGCATTGCGGCGACGTGACTATCAATTTCCTGAAGCTCGTGATCAAATTGGGGGAAATTACTCTTGTCATCTCTCTCAAGACAGATTCAGTGAGAAAACTAAAGGTGATTCTGCATGTTGGCCCTGATCGCCTTGGTAAGAGACAACCGTGATCACCAACGTGATCAGGGCATTACATAACCAAACGATTGAACTCGATAGTTTCAATAACTATTTAATCCGATCGATCACAGGGATCTCATAATTCGATTTTTAAAATTTAAATACTTTATATTTTCTAAGGTAGGATGTGGAGATATTGTGTGGCAGAAAAGTTCGTATTCAAACGCACGGCCTCAGTGTGCCCTCAGACTGAGCAGTGGAGCTCGAGCAAGATGTGTCATCCTCATTCAGGACGTTAATCAAATAGTAGAATGCAGATGATTACGTTTTGAGGAGAAATTCATACAATTTGACAAAGTAAGTGTGTATCAATAGGCTATATCGTGTTAGttagaatgtcattgtaggcTTACTCATTATTTGTTAAAGGTTTGTTGGGCCATTAATTCTAAGTTCTGCTCACGAAGCTAATTTGATTTTGACAGCTAATTCAGACTGTTCTAGAAGTTAAGAGTAGTAGGGTACTAATAGGCTACTTTACAATCTTTTTAGCTTGAATTATTGTAGTATAATGAAATCAACTATCCATGTGTAATAATTTATTGTAATTTGtaagtatttgtttttatttaggaAGTGTGTGTATACCGGTAAAAAACGATTTaaacacctagtcattcaagtgtttttctttattttttactattttctacattgtagaataaagtgaagacatcaaaactatgaaatgacacattgaatcatgtagtaacccaaaaagtcttaaacaaatctaaatatatttgaaattcttcaaatagccaccctttgccttgatgacagctttgcactcttggcattctctcaatcggcttcatgaggaatgcttttccaacagtcttgaaggagttcccacatatgttgtgcacttgttggctgcttttccttcactctgcggtccaactcatcccaaaacgtctcaatttggttgaggttgggtgatgcagaactccatcactctacttcttGGTCAACTAGCCCTTAAACACCCTGGAGGTgggtgtcgttgtcctgttgaaaaacaaacaatAGACCccctaagtgcaaaccagatgggatggtgtatcactgcagaatgctgtggtagccatgctggttaagtgtgctgtgaattctaaataaatcacagacagtgtcaccagcatagcacctattcctccatgcttcacgttgggaaccacacaAGCGGAGATCATCCTGTTAACCTAGTCTATGtctcaaagacacggcagttggaaccaaaaaaatcaaatttggactcatcagcccTAAGGACAGATTttctaatgtcaattgctcgtgtttcttggcccaagcaagtcttcttattattggtggcctttagtagtggtttcttggcAGCAAATTGACCATGAAAATCTgaatcacgcagtctcctctgaacagttgatgttgagatgagtcTGTGACTTGAAtgctctgaagcatttatttgggctgcaatctgaggttcagttaactctgggtcttcctttcatgtggcggtcctcatgagagccagtttcattataatgcttgatggtttttgtgactgcacttgaagaaactttcaaagttcttgaacatTTCTATATTGgccttcatgtcttcaagtaatgatggactgtcgttcctctttgcttatttgagctgtttttccataatatggacttgtttttTTTCCAAATAGGGCAagcttctgtataccaaccctaccttgtcacaacacaactgattggctctaaagcattaagaaggaaagaaattccagaaatgaactttttaaggcacacctgttaattgaaatgcattccaggtgactacatcgtgaagctggttgagactgccaatagtgtgcaaagctgtcatcaaggcaaagggtggctatttgaagaatctcaaatacaaaatatattttgatatgtttgacccttttttggttactacatgattccatatgtgttatttcatagttttgatgtcttcactattattctacgatgtagaaaatattaaaaatcaagaaaaatccttgaatgagtaggtgtgtccaaacttttgattttgactggtactgtattcaGCTGATACACTTTCCACTTTCCAATTGTTTTCTTTCCACAATAAGGGCACATCAACATGAGCACAGGAGCCATTTACAGACCAGGCAGCCAAGGGACCATGGAGGATCCGGACACCCAGGAGGGCCTGcaggtgtgtgtgctgtgctTGAGGTGGGTCAATATTATCTCAGTGTGTGGTTGAGTCTTCTTTCTTTTATTTTTCTTCAGGTGACCCAGTCCACTATCCTCTACCTCATCCAAGAAGCCTCCAAGCTAGCAACTCCCACCCCTGTCCACAACCGCTCCGTAGACTCAAAGCCTAAGACTTTACCTGTATCAAATGAAAGGTCTAAAAAGAATCAAGTGTCTGATCATAGACCTTCTCCTCCTCAGCACAATTCCTCTCTCATGAGCCTTCACAACCAGCCAAAAGATGACTTAGAACAATGTAGGAGACATACAAACTCAGTCCTGCCCAGCCGTCATAGTAGCAGCAGTCCGTGGGAGTTGATGAGCCTGATCAACATGCAGTGTGAGAGACTCCTCCAGTCAGATGACCAAGAGGGAACCTCTGCTAGGGCTCAGTTGGTTCCTATAGACTCTGACGATCATCCTCCTGAAGGTGTggggtacagtaggaacactgtCCCTGTCTGCCCCACTCTAGTCAGTACCAGAGGGGATTCTCCCCATCCGCATGTCGTGtccaggggagagatgggggagttgGGTGGAGGTGGTTATTGCTCACCCACAAGTCCAGGTACCAGTTCTCAGACATCACCGGATGTCAATGGCAGCTACAAAACTAAACCTGGTGTGGGAGCTTCAGACTCTGAGGTTGTAACGAACAAAGAAACAGGAGCCACATTTTGTCTTAACGGTGATGGATTGTCTGTGAGTGAAGAAAGCAGAAAGGTCCCCTGTGCCTCAGTCCCTCACGACAACACAGTGGAGGTCCCTCCTGAGGCAAAAGACGGGCTGTCAGTTAAACATCCGTCTGTGTCATATATAAACCTGTTTGGG
Protein-coding sequences here:
- the fdx2 gene encoding ferredoxin-2, mitochondrial produces the protein MAVSAGVRSSVGLTLRLSRVISDCSTCPFNRLNSYLNGIASSSNVDRFRTLNRHLQTSKGLYQSEAGASAEDPQEEVVNVVYIDRSGQRIPVKAKVGDNAMYLAHRHNIELEGACEASLACSTCHVYVNRDHVDKLPEPDEREDDMLDMAPALQENSRLGCQIILTQELEGIELTLPKVTRNFYVDGHVPKPH
- the zglp1 gene encoding GATA-type zinc finger protein 1 isoform X1 — protein: MHCGDVTINFLKLVIKLGEITLVISLKTDSVRKLKVILHVGPDRLGHINMSTGAIYRPGSQGTMEDPDTQEGLQVTQSTILYLIQEASKLATPTPVHNRSVDSKPKTLPVSNERSKKNQVSDHRPSPPQHNSSLMSLHNQPKDDLEQCRRHTNSVLPSRHSSSSPWELMSLINMQCERLLQSDDQEGTSARAQLVPIDSDDHPPEGVGYSRNTVPVCPTLVSTRGDSPHPHVVSRGEMGELGGGGYCSPTSPGTSSQTSPDVNGSYKTKPGVGASDSEVVTNKETGATFCLNGDGLSVSEESRKVPCASVPHDNTVEVPPEAKDGLSVKHPSVSYINLFGQTLVHKVATIKDAASLSSPSVDTMTCLHPGPEELNLNMTLDFNSNICFTFDPKEDMPPAPNSSYNTMLLILNSKAGSVNVNEKSVQDGSFAGVKAELNESSMEEDTDTVQDTSIITDSPLDLTQRCKDLEDDMDTIPAAPQSPSPSNPMWRSTKAPRKQLRPSRSVDVGDPDFQGVTFRMQTELDDSREQCRLLITSKKYSEELSSGPTRRSLRAGRSRSSQSSMRTSSSEESDPSSKNKICASCCTMKTPLWRDAEDGTPLCNACGIRYKKYKVRCLQCWHIPRKEGNSNSRCFKCGNLSRLATSHRKHSAL